Sequence from the Methylophilales bacterium MBRSF5 genome:
TGGCATGGAATATCAATGGGGTAGGGGTTATGTTTGCACGCACTTGCCACAGCCCGGTAAGCATTTGGGTGACCTATCGATACGGCTATTTCTTTATAAGTTCTCACCTGACCCTTTGGAATGTTCATAATTGCATCCCAAACTTTTTCCTGAAAAAATGTTCCTTTGAGCTCTAACATTGTATTTGAGAATAAATGATAAAAATCAGCAAGAAGAAGTTTCCTAAAACTAAGACAGGGATGATCAATGACACTAAATCGGCATCTTTTCTTTTAATTGAAAAATAAATAAAGGAAACAATATATAAGGAGGCAACTAGCCACCCATTCCATACATCTATAAGGCATTCATAATTCAATTTTTAATATTATCAAACAAAGAGGCACTTTTTATTTTATTCTTTATCATAAGGTCATGATGAAGTTACAAATATTTTTAAAAACACTTATTATTTCAGGTCTTATCTTGATCCATGCCAGTTTTGCTGAAGAGACAATTGAAATCACTGACGACAATGGCGATGTAAAAAAATGCACTCGCTTTGAAAACGGCACCATTGTTTGCATGTAACTATGGAATCAGATTTTGCTCGAATTTTAGGCCTTTTTTTAATCTTACTAATGGTTGGTTTTTATTACCGCGAAGCATTAAAAAGTATTTTTAATACCCCGAAAGAATCATTCATTTTAGCTTTACCTATTTGTCTGCTTGGAATCCTTTTTTATTTCTTTTTTAAATCTAAAGGCTTTTAAGAATCTGGATCAATGTCATCAAACCATTCCTGATTTTCTTTTTGTTGCGCAATCCATTTTTCGATGACAGCGTAACTCCAAATTATAAAACGATCATTGATTATTTTTTTTGGTGGGGGAAATTTGCCATCATGGACCCGCTGCATAAGTGTTTTATGGTCAATTTTGAGCGAATGTGCGATCTCACTTATATTTAAGTAAGCATCTTTCATACACTCATGGTACTCTTGTTTTATTGTAAATGATACGTTTAAAAAATTTTTTAGAAATCAATTAACAATCGTTTAAAAAAAATGAAAACAAAATTTAAAACCAAAATTATTCTTTTATTTACTCATATTTCAACATTATTTTTTGGTTTTGCATTAGGTATTTATCTCTTACCCATCTTAATTGCCCCAGATTCAAGCGACATCATGGATATTGACCAACTTCAATCTGATGCAGCATATAAAACAAAATTTATTAGAGATCTAGCCGGTAGCGATTTATTGCATTGGGGTGAGGCTGATGTCACTATTTCAGATAAACATATAGTGATAAAAGGAAAAATTGCTCCAGGACCTGATTATAAGGTGTACTTAACTCAACAATTTGTTGAAAATGAGAAAGAATTTCTCACCATTAAGGATTCCGCAGCGTATATCGCCGATGTGAATATTTTTGAAAACTTAATTGTTCATATTCCGTCCGATATACAAATTAATAAATACAATACTATTGTGATCTGGTGTGAGTCTTTCAGTGAGTTTATTACGGCTGCTCAGTATTTATAAATTAGTTTTGGTTTGAAAGATTGGTGTAGTGAAATATCTTGTTGTCTTAATGTTTATGTGTAGCAGTGTGTTAGCGTTTGATACAGCTCAAGAGCTGGCTGACGCCATGGGTATTCCACCCGAAGAGCTCTCAAGAGAGCTGAATATCCCACTTTCTGATTTTAATAAATCTAATAAAGATATTACCAAGAAAATAAAATGCGTCATGCAAACTCAAGGTATTGAGAATCCTGATGATGCTAGGGCTTCATTTGGTAAGTGTATATCCAATTAACAAATATAAAAAAGGATGTTGGCGTCATGAAAAAATTATTATCAATTGTCTTACTGATGTTAAATGTCCCCACTTTTAGTGAGGAGTTTAATAATTTCTGTACAACCAGCCTTTCAGAGGGAAATTTTCATGTAACTGATTGTTCTGTTAATGAAACAGTGGAAGGCAAAATCTACTGTTTCGGTAACAAGGTAGCAAAAGATATCTTTCTAGAAAACCCTCAAGAGGTAATCAAAAAAGCAGAGCAATTTTTTACAGCATCCTTAAATGATGAGCGAAAAAAAATAACTCAAGAGGAGGTCGATAATATTTTAAATAATGACCCGGAATGTGATTTGTCTAATCTTGACGTAGGTTATTTAAATTTTAGCGGTAAAGATTTGACCCATTGCAAAATGGTTAACATTAGCTTCTTTGGGGCTGATTTGAGAGGGGCTAACTTATCAGGCGCTGACTTGCAAAGAGCTTACCTTAATTTAGCTAGATTAGAAGAGGCCAATTTTACCGGTGCAAATCTTTCAATGGCTACAATCTTCCAACCAATCTTTGGTAACACAAATTTTCACAAGGCGAATTTACGCGGTGTTCGTTTAATTGGCACCTTGGGTAAAGTAGACATGTCTGGTGCCGATGTGTCAGATGCTGATTTAGGTTTAGATGTTGGCAACCAGCCGATGGGTCAGATGAAGTTTGATTCAACAAGTGGCAATTTTGAAAATACTAATTTTGAAAATACTAACTTAAATATTGCAAGCTTTAAATTTGCAAATTTAAGAGGAGCCAATCTTAAAAACACTAATCTTAATCGAGCAGAATTAATTCAGGCTGATTTAACTGGTGCCGATTTAACTGGCGCCGATTTAAACGATGCCGAAGTAAATAACGCGGAATTTAAAGATGTTGTTGGTCTTGATAAGGTTAAAAACTGGAATAAAACAGTAGGTAAATGTTTTAATTGCCCATCACGCTAGATTAATGGTGAAGGGAAGCAGGGTTGAATTGAGGACCTATTGAATGCAATGTATGCCATTGCAATTACCCCAACTTTTACTACATCTTTTTAGTTTTTACTTCTTTTTAAAAAGAAATATAAATATATTAAGTTCACAACAAATGGATATATTCCCAAATAAACTCCTTCGAAAAAAACATAGCTATTAACAATATAAAAAATCATTGTTGAAAGAATCCCTGAAATTACAAAATGTTTTGCAATTATTGTTTTATTAAGAAAAATCATTATCAATAATGGAGTAATTAAGAAACCAAGTATCGTCCATGAAAACACCACAATAGAAAATACGCTCACGCTATTAATTAAAGCAATAATAATTGAGGTAATGGCAACAAATAGTGTAATACCTGCTATTTGCGCTTTTGAAAACCTAGTTAGTTCAAATATGTCTTGTGAAATATTCCCTGAACAATTAATAATCAATGAATCAGCAGTGGACATTGTTGCAGCAAAAATTCCAGATGTAATTAGACCAATCATGAATGGATTAAATAATATTTGTGCCATCATGGGTAATGCTAATTCTGGATCAAATCCAGAAGCGTTATCTAAAATTAGTCTGGATAACATCCCAACCGCAAAAGCTAAACCATAAAATAATATATAGCTAGAATAATAAAAAATTCTTGAGCGAATCAGGTCATTGTGATCCTTAACTGCAAAAAACCTAATCATTATATGAGGCTGCCCAACTACAAACATACCGGCAACTATCCAGCTAAGGGATGAAAGTGCATTAAATAAAACAGAATCTCCAGCACCTGGTCTGAATAAGATCATGAAGCCATCAATTTCTGATAGCTGAAATAATGTTTGATTGACTCCACCAAGTTTGGCAATTGAAAATAAAACTAGCAAACCCATAGAAACTAACATGATTATTGATTGTGCTGCGTCAGTCCAAATTGATGCTCTGATCCCACTTGTTAAAGAATAAACCAGAACAATAAAGCCACCAGTAATTACACCATAATAAAACTCCCAATTCATGACTGCCATTAATGTCTTACCAGAGGCTGCAAATTGAGCGGAGGCGTATATCAGTAAAAAGACAAAGCTAATTAATGCTACCAATTTGGTGATCAGTTTGTTTTTCGCTAGATCACCAATGATTGATGCATAGGTAACATTTTTTGAAAGGAAGCTTTTATTTACAATTTTTGGAAATAATTTTTTTGTGATTAGATAATCACCTAATATCCAACCAATCATTAACCATATACTTGATAGCCCATTAAGATATGTAAACCCAATAAGACCAATAAACATATAGCCACTATTGTTGGTAGCCATTGCAGACAAGCCTGATAACCATGGGCTTAATGACTTATCTGCAAGGTAGTAATTTTTTACCGTAGGTTTATTTAATCTACTGGAAGCAATCCCAATTAGAGCAATGAAAAGTAAAAGTCCAAGGAATACTATTTCCATAATAGATTTATTCTAGTTCATACGCACCTAGTTTGTTGTGAACTTCGGTACCCGTGATTGGTGGATTAAAGACACAGGCCAGCTGCATTTCATCATGCGAAGTAAGAATATGTTCATCATGTTGATCAAGGGCATAAATTACACCTGGTTCAATTTTATGTTCCTGATTGGTTTTCAGATCCTTAATTGTTCCTGTACCTGAAATGCAATAAACCGATTCCAGATGATTCATGTAATGCATCTTCATTGAACTATTGGCGTAGATAGTGGTGATATGAAAAGAGAACCCCATGCCGTCGTCTTTTAACAGCATGCGAACACTATTCCAGTTTCCATTGGGATCCTCAATCTTTCTGTCGATCAGACAATCATTCAAATGTCTTACAATCATTCTTCTTCAACCTCGTAATTTTCATCAAAGTAATCAACCTCTTCATCAAAGTTTTTAACCTTGGCGCATACTGTCTCAATGGCATCCTCGAGAATATCCATACCTCTTTTTAAATTTTGATCAGAAATTGTTAATGGGCATAAGAATTTAATGACATGGTCATCTGCACCGCTAGTCTCGATCATTAAACCATTTTTAAACGCTAGTTTAGTAATTTTGCTTGCCAGATCTCCACTCACACAATTAATCCCTTGGAACATTCCTCGACCTCGTGATGAAAAATTTCCTTCACCGTATTGATCAATTATTTTATTAATCCGGTCATACATGTATTTACCTTTTCGCTTAACTTCTTTGGAAAATAAATCATCAGACCAGTAATGTTTTATGGCTGCCTCAGCAGTAACAAAGGCAAGGTTATTACCTCTAAAGGTACCATTATGTTCCCCAGGTTTCCAGATATCATGTTCAGGCTTAAATAACACCATTGCAAATGGTAAACCGTAACCGCTCAGAGACTTTGACATAGTGATGATGTCAGGTTGTATTCCAACCTCATCAAAGCTAAAAAATGTACCGGTCCGTCCACAACCAGCCTGTATGTCATCCACAATCAATAAAATGTCATGTTTTTTACATATTTTTTCAATATTCTGTAACCATGAAAAACTTGCTGCCGTAATACCCCCTTCACCTTGAACCGTTTCTACAATAATGGCTGCTGGATGATCAACACCACTACTGCTATCAGATAATACCTTATCTAAATATGCTGTTGTATCGATGTCATCACCCATGTAACCATCATAGGGAAGGGTATCAACACCAGTTAGCAACATACCAGCACCGCCTCGATGATGTTGATTTCCTGTTGAGGCTAATGCTCCAAGGGTTACGCCATGATAGCCATTGGTGAAGCTAATTATTGTTTCTCTTTTTTTAATTTTGCGAGCAAGTTTCATGGCAGTTTCAACCGCATTTGCTCCTGTTGGGCCAGTAAACTGAACTATATAATCCATATTTCTCGGCTTAAGAATTTTCTCATTAAAGGTATTTAAAAAATTACCCTTTGCCTTGGTGTGTAAGTCTAAGCCATGCGTTATTCCATCTGATTCAATATACTTCAATAACTCCTTTTTAAATACGGGATTGTTGTGTCCATAATTTAATGTACCGGCACCCGCCAAGAAGTCGAGGTATTGATTTCCTTCGGTGTCATATAAATATTCACCTTGAGCTTTATTAAAAACTCGTGGAAATGATCTGGCATAACACTGAACTTCTGATTCTATTTCTTCAAAAATTTTCATGGATTCTCCTTTAATATTTTGAATGGTCCAATTCGAAATAGGTTTTCCGAATCATGTTGGTTTAAAAAATGTTTGGATTTATCGAGAAATGGTTCTTCAACAATATTAGTATTCAACTCTTTAGTAATTTTATTAAACAGCGATATAGAGGCTGTATTATCTTTTGTTATAGTGGTTTCAATAAATTGCACATCAGGGTGTTCGTATAAAATAAAATGTATTAATTTTGAGGCCAAACCACCACCTCGTGCTTCTTTTGAGATGGCTACCTGCCAAATAAATAGAGTTTTGCAATCCCTTGGATCGTTAAAACCAGATACATACCCAATAACTTTATCAGCCTGATTGACGGCAATAGCGCATGTTTCAGCAAAGTAATGAGATTGAATAAAATAATGATAAGTTGAGTTTAGATCTAAGGGTGGGGAGTTTTTCACAAGCTCTGCTATTTGAAAACCATAGTCATAACTTGGGTTTTTAATTTGAATATTTGGATCAGAATATACTTCGATTGACATATTTTAGAGTTCACAGTATACACAACTTATAAAATCTTGCATTTTCAATCAAAATACAATGATTTTAAAATCTGGGGTTCAAAGTAATTAATCTATATGTTAGGGTATCAATTAAGTGCTTAAGTTGCTCTCGCAGCTTAAGCTTTTTTTTATACAAAAATAACTAAAAGGATTTTTTATGTTAAAAAAAATATTAGGACTTATGCTGCTTTCTATCGCAACTTTTTCTTTTGCTGCTGACGACACTGACACAAAAGGCGACGACAAAGAGAAAGCTGAAAGAGGTTTTGTTGTAGCTGGTGACGATAAAGAAGGCGACGACAAAGAGAAAGCTGAAAGAGGTTTCTTTTTAGCAGCTGCAGATGATAAAGAAGATGAAAAAGAAAAAAAATAATCTTCTTACTTATTTAAAAGGGGCGTTTAGCCCCTTTTTTTTCAACTAATGAGGGGGTAAATTTCTCTACATCTTGGGTAAAAAAAAGAGCTGGAGTAAAAGCTTATTTTTACCCCAACTTCATTGTTGTTTTTGATTGTATTGGATCGTGTAAGACTAATATTATTGTAAAATCAATTACTTAATTGTATAAATTAAACCCCATTGGACTGGATTAAATAGGTTGATGGTGGAGGTAAGCGGGATCGAACCGCTGACCCCTTGCATGCCATGCAAGTGCTCTCCCAGCTGAGCTATACCCCCAGTTATTTAAACAACGCTATTTTGACTTGGAAATTGATCTAAATCAACTTTAGGTTGTGGTTTCCATCCTTTTTTTCTATGCTCAACAACGACGTTAGTGAAGATCCCTCCGCGGACATAAAACTTAGCTGTTAATTTCATATATCGAGGTTTTGTTGCTTTAACTAAATCGCTCAAAATTTGATTGGTGACAGCCTCGTGGAAGCAACCTTCATCCCTAAAGGACCACATATATAATTTTAGACTTTTCAGTTCCACACAGTGCTTATCAGGGATATAATCTAGATATAGAGTTGCAAAGTCTGGCTGCCCAGTTTTTGGACACAGGCAAGTAAATTCAGGTATTTCCATATGGATATGAAAATCACCTTTTGGATTTGGATTACTGAAAGTTTCTAACTCTTTAGTTGGTTGTGCGGTTGGCTTACTTCCTAATTTTGTAAGTTTCATCGTGGTATTAAACCTTTAAAAAAATTTTTGCAATTATACAATTATTTTTGCGATTTTATAGATCATAGAGAGAAGTATTTGAAGTTAAGACAAATAAAGTTGGCCGGTTTTAAAACCTTCGTAGACCCCACCACCATCTCTTTACCAGGTCAATTAGTTGGCATAGTCGGACCAAATGGATGCGGTAAATCAAACATCATGGAATCTGTCAAATGGGTCCTGGGCTCATCCTCAGCAAAAGAGTTAAGAGGAGAGTCGATGGAGTCTGTCATATTTAATGGAACAGACACGAGACCTGCAATATCAAGAGCCAGCGTGGAACTCCTTTTCGACAACACTGAGAACAAAGCTGCAAATGAATGGACAAAATATTCCGAAATTGCAGTCCGCAGAACAATCGAAAAAGACAAGGGATCAACCTATTCAATTAATGGTATCAATGTTCGTAGAAAAGATATAGCAGACCTTTTTTATGGAACCGGCTTGGGAACAAGAGGTTATGCCATTATTGGACAAAATACTGTTTCACAGCTTGTTGAAGCAAAACCAGAGGAGCTGAAAAATTTTCTGGAAGAAGCTGCGGGCATTAGTAAATACAAAGAAAGAAGGAAGGAGACGGAATACAGACTCCGTGATACAAGAGATAACCTTCAGCGCGTGCAAGATCTTGAAAAAGAAATTAATTCTGCTATTTCAAAGCTTGAAGCGCAAGCAGAGGCAGCAAAAAAATATAATCTTTTTAAGGGACAGCTAAAACAGTTAGAAGCCCAACTAGCTTACTTAAAGAAAGAAACAGCAGCGAAAACCTGGAAGGAATCTCAAGAGAAGTTAAAGCAGACTGAAGTTAAGCTAGAGCAAAAGAAAACTGAGTTGACCAAAGCAGAACTTGCTGTAGAAAATTCACGGGAAGATCTCAAATCAGAAAATGAGGCCTTAAATCCAATCCAAGCAAACTTTTACGAAATAAGCTCAAAGGTAAGCTCCGTAGAAAGTAAGATTGAGTCCAATCGAAATGAAGAAGAGCGAGCTAAGGTGCAGGTGGAGCAAAGCAATAATCGCATCAAGGAAATCACAGAAGAGCTTGCAAGATTAAATAATCTATCAGATCAACTCAAAAATGATCTGACCGAACATGAAAAACTAATAAGTGAATATCAGAATACATACAAAGAAAAAGAAGATTATTACAAAAAAACAGAATCTGAATTTTTAGAAATAAATAATGAATTTAAATCAGTTGAAGAAAATCTTCAGGAGAGCAAAGAACAATTAAGATTAGACCAAAATACCATATCCTTTATGGATGGTAAAATTCAAGACTTTGAGAAAAGGTTTGATCAGTTACAAACAGAATTAAAGAACCAAGAAAATTTACTGAACGAAGCAAACAGCTCGGGCGATGAAAATATAGCTGAACTCAGTAGTGTTATAGAAGGTTTAAATAAGGAAATAAACTCAAAAAAAGATTCAATGGATAACCATTCAGAAGTTTTGGATGCGCTATACGATGAGCGTCAGGATATTCAAACTGAGTTAAGTCAAGTTGAGGCCGAAATTAAGTCTTTAAATTCTTTAATCGATTCCCAAGTTAACCAAGAACAAATCGATCGCTGGCTTGAAGTTAATCACATTAACTCAGACTACAGCTTGCTTAATAAAGTTAAAATTGATGAGAAGTTTGCAAAAGCTCTAGATTCCGTGATGGGAGTTAAGTCAAATGCTTATTTCTCATCTAAATTTAATACTCATGAATCATCTTTTGGCGTCACTGTGATGACATCATCAAGCGAGTCAATCCATAATAATTCCAAATTTGAAGATTTAAAGCCCTTAAATCAATTGA
This genomic interval carries:
- a CDS encoding 6-O-methylguanine DNA methyltransferase, encoding MLELKGTFFQEKVWDAIMNIPKGQVRTYKEIAVSIGHPNAYRAVASACKHNPYPIDIPCHRVIPVTGGVGNYLGVVNCERKRGLLVSEGVDVTLFNL
- a CDS encoding phenylalanine--tRNA ligase; this translates as MKTKFKTKIILLFTHISTLFFGFALGIYLLPILIAPDSSDIMDIDQLQSDAAYKTKFIRDLAGSDLLHWGEADVTISDKHIVIKGKIAPGPDYKVYLTQQFVENEKEFLTIKDSAAYIADVNIFENLIVHIPSDIQINKYNTIVIWCESFSEFITAAQYL
- a CDS encoding ectoine synthase, which encodes MIVRHLNDCLIDRKIEDPNGNWNSVRMLLKDDGMGFSFHITTIYANSSMKMHYMNHLESVYCISGTGTIKDLKTNQEHKIEPGVIYALDQHDEHILTSHDEMQLACVFNPPITGTEVHNKLGAYELE
- a CDS encoding diaminobutyrate--2-oxoglutarate aminotransferase (catalyzes the reversible formation of diaminobutyrate and 2-oxoglutarate from glutamate and L-aspartic beta-semialdehyde) — translated: MKIFEEIESEVQCYARSFPRVFNKAQGEYLYDTEGNQYLDFLAGAGTLNYGHNNPVFKKELLKYIESDGITHGLDLHTKAKGNFLNTFNEKILKPRNMDYIVQFTGPTGANAVETAMKLARKIKKRETIISFTNGYHGVTLGALASTGNQHHRGGAGMLLTGVDTLPYDGYMGDDIDTTAYLDKVLSDSSSGVDHPAAIIVETVQGEGGITAASFSWLQNIEKICKKHDILLIVDDIQAGCGRTGTFFSFDEVGIQPDIITMSKSLSGYGLPFAMVLFKPEHDIWKPGEHNGTFRGNNLAFVTAEAAIKHYWSDDLFSKEVKRKGKYMYDRINKIIDQYGEGNFSSRGRGMFQGINCVSGDLASKITKLAFKNGLMIETSGADDHVIKFLCPLTISDQNLKRGMDILEDAIETVCAKVKNFDEEVDYFDENYEVEEE
- a CDS encoding 7-cyano-7-deazaguanine reductase, whose amino-acid sequence is MKLTKLGSKPTAQPTKELETFSNPNPKGDFHIHMEIPEFTCLCPKTGQPDFATLYLDYIPDKHCVELKSLKLYMWSFRDEGCFHEAVTNQILSDLVKATKPRYMKLTAKFYVRGGIFTNVVVEHRKKGWKPQPKVDLDQFPSQNSVV